The following coding sequences lie in one Arabidopsis thaliana chromosome 3, partial sequence genomic window:
- the DL1B gene encoding DYNAMIN-like 1B, producing MESLIALVNKIQRACTALGDHGEGSSLPTLWDSLPAIAVVGGQSSGKSSVLESVVGKDFLPRGAGIVTRRPLVLQLHRIDEGKEYAEFMHLPKKKFTDFAAVRQEISDETDRETGRSSKVISTVPIHLSIFSPNVVNLTLVDLPGLTKVAVDGQPESIVQDIENMVRSFIEKPNCIILAISPANQDLATSDAIKISREVDPKGDRTFGVLTKIDLMDQGTNAVDILEGRGYKLRYPWVGVVNRSQADINKSVDMIAARRRERDYFQTSPEYRHLTERMGSEYLGKMLSKHLEVVIKSRIPGLQSLITKTISELETELSRLGKPVAADAGGKLYMIMEICRAFDQTFKEHLDGTRSGGEKINSVFDNQFPAAIKRLQFDKHLSMDNVRKLITEADGYQPHLIAPEQGYRRLIESCLVSIRGPAEAAVDAVHSILKDLIHKSMGETSELKQYPTLRVEVSGAAVDSLDRMRDESRKATLLLVDMESGYLTVEFFRKLPQDSEKGGNPTHSIFDRYNDAYLRRIGSNVLSYVNMVCAGLRNSIPKSIVYCQVREAKRSLLDIFFTELGQKEVTIKIY from the exons ATGGAGAGTTTGATTGCGCTTGTGAACAAGATTCAGAGAGCCTGTACGGCTCTGGGAGATCACGGCGAGGGAAGCTCCCTCCCAACTCTCTGGGACTCATTGCCTGCAATTGCCGTCGTCGGTGGTCAG AGTTCTGGAAAGTCTTCAGTGCTAGAGAGTGTTGTTGGAAAAGATTTTCTACCTCGTGGAGCTG GGATTGTTACACGCAGACCTCTTGTCCTGCAGCTTCATAGAATTGATGAAGGGAAAGAGTATGCAGAGTTTATGCATCTTCCAAAGAAGAAGTTCACAGATTTTG CTGCTGTGAGGCAGGAGATCTCGGATGAGACAGATCGTGAAACTGGTCGCAGCAGCAAAGTAATATCCACAGTCCCAATTCATCTCAGTATCTTCTCTCCTAATG TTGTGAATTTGACACTTGTCGATCTTCCTGGGCTAACAAAGGTAGCTGTTG ATGGCCAGCCTGAAAGCATTGTTCAAGACATCGAGAACATGGTCAGATCGTTTATTGAGAAG CCCAACTGCATCATACTTGCTATTTCCCCTGCAAATCAGGATCTTGCAACATCTGATGCCATTAAGATCTCTCGTGAAGTTGATCCCAAAG GAGACAGGACTTTTGgagttttaacaaaaattgatcTCATGGACCAAGGCACTAATGCTGTTGAT ATACTTGAAGGAAGGGGATACAAATTAAGGTATCCTTGGGTTGGTGTTGTAAACCGGTCTCAAGCTGACATTAATAAAAGTGTTGATATGATTGCTGCTCGTCGGCGTGAACGTGATTACTTCCAGACTAGCCCAGAGTACAGACATTTAACTGAAAGAATGGGTTCAGAGTATTTAGGAAAGATGCTCTCTAAG CATTTGGAAGTTGTTATCAAGTCTAGAATCCCGGGACTTCAGTCTCTTATCACAAAGACAATTTCCGAGTTAGAGACAGAGCTAAGCCGTCTTGGGAAGCCTGTAGCAGCTGATGCTGGT GGAAAACTTTATATGATCATGGAAATTTGCCGTGCCTTTGATCAAACTTTTAAAGAACACCTGGATGGCAC GCGTTCAGGTGGTGAAAAGATAAATTCTGTGTTCGACAATCAATTCCCAGCTGCCATTAAAAGACTGCAATTCGACAAACATCTCTCCATGGACAATGTACGGAAACTGATCACTGAAGCAGATGGATATCAACCTCATCTCATAGCTCCTGAACAAGGTTATCGCCGGCTCATAGAATCATGCTTAGTCTCCATTAGAGGCCCTGCTGAAGCAGCTGTTGATGCGGTTCATTCCATTCTCAAGGATCTTATCCACAAATCCATGGGCGAAACATCT GAACTGAAGCAATATCCAACACTCAGAGTAGAAGTATCAGGTGCAGCCGTGGATTCATTGGATCGAATGAGAGACGAAAGCAGGAAAGCAACTCTGTTACTAGTGGACATGGAGTCTGGTTACTTAACGGTCGAGTTCTTCAGGAAACTCCCGCAAGATTCTGAAAAAGGTGGGAATCCGACACATTCGATATTCGACAGATACAACGATGCTTATCTCCGAAGAATCGGCTCAAATGTGTTGTCATATGTGAACATGGTCTGCGCTGGCTTGAGAAACTCCATACCGAAATCCATTGTTTACTGTCAAGTCCGTGAAGCAAAACGAAGCCTTCTAGACATCTTCTTCACCGAACTTGGCCAGAAAGAGGTAACAATAAAGATATACTAA
- a CDS encoding Acid phosphatase/vanadium-dependent haloperoxidase-related protein (Acid phosphatase/vanadium-dependent haloperoxidase-related protein; FUNCTIONS IN: molecular_function unknown; INVOLVED IN: biological_process unknown; LOCATED IN: chloroplast; EXPRESSED IN: 22 plant structures; EXPRESSED DURING: 13 growth stages; CONTAINS InterPro DOMAIN/s: Acid phosphatase/vanadium-dependent haloperoxidase related (InterPro:IPR003832); BEST Arabidopsis thaliana protein match is: Acid phosphatase/vanadium-dependent haloperoxidase-related protein (TAIR:AT1G67600.1); Has 1098 Blast hits to 1098 proteins in 404 species: Archae - 0; Bacteria - 724; Metazoa - 0; Fungi - 0; Plants - 221; Viruses - 0; Other Eukaryotes - 153 (source: NCBI BLink).), producing MESLTSNPSFACFSKTISHYPSRFSFVKLTSIQKLEASNNTLSLFCCKSSSNPKPDCNRRIKLNPLCVLRPIIRTIKGLVSSQSRQWMSRFRAYRDDTAAFSEDFAGDLKHNGGLGIALLSVTASAKIKISPFVATLSANPTFVSAVVAWFFAQSSKMVINFFIERKWDFRLLYASGGMPSSHSALCMALTTSVALCHGVADSLFPVCLGFSLIVMYDAIGVRRHAGMQAEVLNLIIRDLFEGHPISQRKLKELLGHTPSQVLAGALVGIVIACFCCQGYLVSV from the exons ATGGAGTCTCTTACATCAAATCCTTCCTTCGCTTGTTTCTCTAAAACCATTTCTCATTACCCTTCTCGTTTCTCCTTCGTAAAGCTAACCTCTATCCAAAAGTTGGAAGCTTCCAACAACACCTTATCGTTATTCTGCTGTAAATCATCTTCGAATCCTAAACCAGATTGCAATCGTCGTATCAAGTTAAACCCTTTATGTGTATTGCGTCCAATCATTCGAACAATAAAgggtttggtttcttctcaaTCCAGGCAATGGATGTCTCGTTTTCGAGCTTACAGAGACGACACGGCGGCGTTTTCTGAGGATTTCGCTGGAGATTTGAAGCATAACGGTGGATTAGGGATTGCCCTTTTGAGCGTTACTGCTTCTGCTAAGATAAAGATTAGCCCTTTCGTTGCGACGCTCTCTGCGAATCCAACTTTCGTTTCAGCTGTAGTCGCGTGGTTCTTTGCGCAATCGAGTAAAATGGTTATCAATTTCTTCATTGAGAGGAAATGGGATTTTCGTCTTCTCTATGCTTCTGGTGGGATGCCTTCGTCTCACTCAGCTTTATGTATGGCTTTGACGACCTCTGTGGCGCTTTGTCATGGAGTTGCAGATTCCTTGTTTCCTgtttgtttagggtttagcttGATTGTCATGTATGATGCAATTGGTGTTAGACGCCATGCCGGTATGCAAGCTGAG GTTCTGAACTTGATCATTAGGGACTTGTTCGAAGGACATCCCATCAGTCAAAGAAAGCTTAAGGAACTGCTTGGTCACACTCCTTCGCAGGTTCTTGCTGGAGCATTGGTTGGTATTGTGATTGCTTGCTTTTGTTGCCAAGGCTATCTCGTCTCAGTCTAA
- the DL1B gene encoding DYNAMIN-like 1B — MESLIALVNKIQRACTALGDHGEGSSLPTLWDSLPAIAVVGGQSSGKSSVLESVVGKDFLPRGAGIVTRRPLVLQLHRIDEGKEYAEFMHLPKKKFTDFAAVRQEISDETDRETGRSSKVISTVPIHLSIFSPNVVNLTLVDLPGLTKVAVDGQPESIVQDIENMVRSFIEKPNCIILAISPANQDLATSDAIKISREVDPKGDRTFGVLTKIDLMDQGTNAVDILEGRGYKLRYPWVGVVNRSQADINKSVDMIAARRRERDYFQTSPEYRHLTERMGSEYLGKMLSKHLEVVIKSRIPGLQSLITKTISELETELSRLGKPVAADAGGKLYMIMEICRAFDQTFKEHLDGTRSGGEKINSVFDNQFPAAIKRLQFDKHLSMDNVRKLITEADGYQPHLIAPEQGYRRLIESCLVSIRGPAEAAVDAVHSILKDLIHKSMGETSVRISLLKVINPTTTITLMSFEA; from the exons ATGGAGAGTTTGATTGCGCTTGTGAACAAGATTCAGAGAGCCTGTACGGCTCTGGGAGATCACGGCGAGGGAAGCTCCCTCCCAACTCTCTGGGACTCATTGCCTGCAATTGCCGTCGTCGGTGGTCAG AGTTCTGGAAAGTCTTCAGTGCTAGAGAGTGTTGTTGGAAAAGATTTTCTACCTCGTGGAGCTG GGATTGTTACACGCAGACCTCTTGTCCTGCAGCTTCATAGAATTGATGAAGGGAAAGAGTATGCAGAGTTTATGCATCTTCCAAAGAAGAAGTTCACAGATTTTG CTGCTGTGAGGCAGGAGATCTCGGATGAGACAGATCGTGAAACTGGTCGCAGCAGCAAAGTAATATCCACAGTCCCAATTCATCTCAGTATCTTCTCTCCTAATG TTGTGAATTTGACACTTGTCGATCTTCCTGGGCTAACAAAGGTAGCTGTTG ATGGCCAGCCTGAAAGCATTGTTCAAGACATCGAGAACATGGTCAGATCGTTTATTGAGAAG CCCAACTGCATCATACTTGCTATTTCCCCTGCAAATCAGGATCTTGCAACATCTGATGCCATTAAGATCTCTCGTGAAGTTGATCCCAAAG GAGACAGGACTTTTGgagttttaacaaaaattgatcTCATGGACCAAGGCACTAATGCTGTTGAT ATACTTGAAGGAAGGGGATACAAATTAAGGTATCCTTGGGTTGGTGTTGTAAACCGGTCTCAAGCTGACATTAATAAAAGTGTTGATATGATTGCTGCTCGTCGGCGTGAACGTGATTACTTCCAGACTAGCCCAGAGTACAGACATTTAACTGAAAGAATGGGTTCAGAGTATTTAGGAAAGATGCTCTCTAAG CATTTGGAAGTTGTTATCAAGTCTAGAATCCCGGGACTTCAGTCTCTTATCACAAAGACAATTTCCGAGTTAGAGACAGAGCTAAGCCGTCTTGGGAAGCCTGTAGCAGCTGATGCTGGT GGAAAACTTTATATGATCATGGAAATTTGCCGTGCCTTTGATCAAACTTTTAAAGAACACCTGGATGGCAC GCGTTCAGGTGGTGAAAAGATAAATTCTGTGTTCGACAATCAATTCCCAGCTGCCATTAAAAGACTGCAATTCGACAAACATCTCTCCATGGACAATGTACGGAAACTGATCACTGAAGCAGATGGATATCAACCTCATCTCATAGCTCCTGAACAAGGTTATCGCCGGCTCATAGAATCATGCTTAGTCTCCATTAGAGGCCCTGCTGAAGCAGCTGTTGATGCGGTTCATTCCATTCTCAAGGATCTTATCCACAAATCCATGGGCGAAACATCTGTAAGAATATCTCTGCTCAAAGTCATAaacccaacaacaacaataacactTATGAGTTTTGAAGCATGA
- the DL1B gene encoding DYNAMIN-like 1B (DYNAMIN-like 1B (DL1B); FUNCTIONS IN: GTP binding, GTPase activity; EXPRESSED IN: 10 plant structures; EXPRESSED DURING: 6 growth stages; CONTAINS InterPro DOMAIN/s: Dynamin GTPase effector (InterPro:IPR003130), Dynamin, GTPase domain (InterPro:IPR001401), Dynamin, GTPase region, conserved site (InterPro:IPR019762), GTPase effector domain, GED (InterPro:IPR020850), Dynamin central region (InterPro:IPR000375); BEST Arabidopsis thaliana protein match is: dynamin-like protein (TAIR:AT5G42080.1); Has 2850 Blast hits to 2733 proteins in 320 species: Archae - 2; Bacteria - 48; Metazoa - 1057; Fungi - 814; Plants - 580; Viruses - 0; Other Eukaryotes - 349 (source: NCBI BLink).), with amino-acid sequence MESLIALVNKIQRACTALGDHGEGSSLPTLWDSLPAIAVVGGQSSGKSSVLESVVGKDFLPRGAGIVTRRPLVLQLHRIDEGKEYAEFMHLPKKKFTDFAAVRQEISDETDRETGRSSKVISTVPIHLSIFSPNVVNLTLVDLPGLTKVAVDGQPESIVQDIENMVRSFIEKPNCIILAISPANQDLATSDAIKISREVDPKGDRTFGVLTKIDLMDQGTNAVDILEGRGYKLRYPWVGVVNRSQADINKSVDMIAARRRERDYFQTSPEYRHLTERMGSEYLGKMLSKHLEVVIKSRIPGLQSLITKTISELETELSRLGKPVAADAGGKLYMIMEICRAFDQTFKEHLDGTRSGGEKINSVFDNQFPAAIKRLQFDKHLSMDNVRKLITEADGYQPHLIAPEQGYRRLIESCLVSIRGPAEAAVDAVHSILKDLIHKSMGETSELKQYPTLRVEVSGAAVDSLDRMRDESRKATLLLVDMESGYLTVEFFRKLPQDSEKGGNPTHSIFDRYNDAYLRRIGSNVLSYVNMVCAGLRNSIPKSIVYCQVREAKRSLLDIFFTELGQKEMSKLSKLLDEDPAVQQRRTSIAKRLELYRSAQTDIEAVAWSK; translated from the exons ATGGAGAGTTTGATTGCGCTTGTGAACAAGATTCAGAGAGCCTGTACGGCTCTGGGAGATCACGGCGAGGGAAGCTCCCTCCCAACTCTCTGGGACTCATTGCCTGCAATTGCCGTCGTCGGTGGTCAG AGTTCTGGAAAGTCTTCAGTGCTAGAGAGTGTTGTTGGAAAAGATTTTCTACCTCGTGGAGCTG GGATTGTTACACGCAGACCTCTTGTCCTGCAGCTTCATAGAATTGATGAAGGGAAAGAGTATGCAGAGTTTATGCATCTTCCAAAGAAGAAGTTCACAGATTTTG CTGCTGTGAGGCAGGAGATCTCGGATGAGACAGATCGTGAAACTGGTCGCAGCAGCAAAGTAATATCCACAGTCCCAATTCATCTCAGTATCTTCTCTCCTAATG TTGTGAATTTGACACTTGTCGATCTTCCTGGGCTAACAAAGGTAGCTGTTG ATGGCCAGCCTGAAAGCATTGTTCAAGACATCGAGAACATGGTCAGATCGTTTATTGAGAAG CCCAACTGCATCATACTTGCTATTTCCCCTGCAAATCAGGATCTTGCAACATCTGATGCCATTAAGATCTCTCGTGAAGTTGATCCCAAAG GAGACAGGACTTTTGgagttttaacaaaaattgatcTCATGGACCAAGGCACTAATGCTGTTGAT ATACTTGAAGGAAGGGGATACAAATTAAGGTATCCTTGGGTTGGTGTTGTAAACCGGTCTCAAGCTGACATTAATAAAAGTGTTGATATGATTGCTGCTCGTCGGCGTGAACGTGATTACTTCCAGACTAGCCCAGAGTACAGACATTTAACTGAAAGAATGGGTTCAGAGTATTTAGGAAAGATGCTCTCTAAG CATTTGGAAGTTGTTATCAAGTCTAGAATCCCGGGACTTCAGTCTCTTATCACAAAGACAATTTCCGAGTTAGAGACAGAGCTAAGCCGTCTTGGGAAGCCTGTAGCAGCTGATGCTGGT GGAAAACTTTATATGATCATGGAAATTTGCCGTGCCTTTGATCAAACTTTTAAAGAACACCTGGATGGCAC GCGTTCAGGTGGTGAAAAGATAAATTCTGTGTTCGACAATCAATTCCCAGCTGCCATTAAAAGACTGCAATTCGACAAACATCTCTCCATGGACAATGTACGGAAACTGATCACTGAAGCAGATGGATATCAACCTCATCTCATAGCTCCTGAACAAGGTTATCGCCGGCTCATAGAATCATGCTTAGTCTCCATTAGAGGCCCTGCTGAAGCAGCTGTTGATGCGGTTCATTCCATTCTCAAGGATCTTATCCACAAATCCATGGGCGAAACATCT GAACTGAAGCAATATCCAACACTCAGAGTAGAAGTATCAGGTGCAGCCGTGGATTCATTGGATCGAATGAGAGACGAAAGCAGGAAAGCAACTCTGTTACTAGTGGACATGGAGTCTGGTTACTTAACGGTCGAGTTCTTCAGGAAACTCCCGCAAGATTCTGAAAAAGGTGGGAATCCGACACATTCGATATTCGACAGATACAACGATGCTTATCTCCGAAGAATCGGCTCAAATGTGTTGTCATATGTGAACATGGTCTGCGCTGGCTTGAGAAACTCCATACCGAAATCCATTGTTTACTGTCAAGTCCGTGAAGCAAAACGAAGCCTTCTAGACATCTTCTTCACCGAACTTGGCCAGAAAGAG ATGAGCAAATTGTCGAAATTGTTGGATGAGGATCCTGCGGTTCAGCAGCGAAGGACTTCGATTGCGAAGAGGCTGGAATTGTATAGAAGTGCTCAAACGGATATTGAAGCAGTTGCTTGGTCCAAGTAG
- a CDS encoding Cytochrome b561/ferric reductase transmembrane with DOMON related domain-containing protein, which produces MTIIVSALYTTGWVGIGFSKEGRMVGSSAMIGWISKKGHAKIKQYYLQGTERDQVVPDQGELQLQKVPPVVALHGAMIYLAFQVKFAVRVPRRAVILAFSTAYPSKLGRLTKHDDKTTVIVDFSKASGATSIKTTTSTEKTKHGVMAILGWGFLLPVGAILARYLRHKDPLWYYLHIGFQFTGFIFGLAAVILGIQLYNRIQPDIPAHRGIGIFLLVLSTLQVLAFFARPQKETKMRRYWNWYHHWIGRISLFFGAVNIVLGIRMADNGGDGWKIGYGFVLSVTLLAFVVLEIFRIRGTIGSPSSRSPPSFETHPSSSTSV; this is translated from the exons ATGACGATTATAGTATCGGCTTTATACACAACCGGGTGGGTTGGGATTGGATTCTCGAAAGAAGGAAGAATGGTTGGATCAAGCGCGATGATCGGATGGATTTCGAAAAAGGGTCACgccaaaatcaaacaatactATCTCCAAGGAACGGAGAGAGACCAAGTTGTGCCGGATCAAGGAGAATTGCAACTACAAAAAGTCCCGCCGGTGGTGGCTCTTCACGGAGCAATGATTTACTTAGCTTTCCAGGTGAAATTCGCCGTTAGAGTTCCTCGGAGAGCTGTCATTCTAGCGTTTAGCACTGCTTATCCTTCCAAGCTAGGCCGTTTGACTAAGCATGATGATAAAACTACAGTCATCGTCGATTTTTCCAAAG CTAGTGGAGCAACCTCCATAAAGACGACAACTTCTACGGAGAAGACAAAACATGGAGTAATGGCGATACTCGGATGGGGTTTCTTACTTCCTGTAGGGGCAATCCTAGCAAGATATCTAAGACATAAAGACCCTCTTTGGTACTATCTTCATATCGGTTTTCAGTTCACGGGCTTTATCTTCGGTTTAGCCGCAGTTATTCTTGGGATTCAGCTTTACAATAGGATCCAGCCGGATATACCTGCGCATCGAGGCATTGGGATCTTTCTTCTAGTCCTTAGCACTCTTCAGGTTTTGGCTTTCTTTGCACGGCCACAGAAGGAGACAAAGATGAGGAGATATTGGAATTGGTATCATCATTGGATTGGGaggatctctctcttttttggaGCAGTGAACATTGTTCTTGGAATTCGAATGGCGGATAATGGAGGAGATGGATGGAAAATTGGATATGGATTTGTTCTGTCAGTCACGTTACTTgcttttgttgttcttgaaatATTCAGGATTCGTGGCACTATCGGCTCACCATCTTCTCGCAGCCCTCCCTCTTTTGAGACACATCCAAGTTCTAGTACTAGTGTTTGA